One Anolis carolinensis isolate JA03-04 chromosome 4, rAnoCar3.1.pri, whole genome shotgun sequence DNA window includes the following coding sequences:
- the cenpl gene encoding centromere protein L isoform X2, producing MDSSCSGSRRMMSVKGKAIDHGVNFTNNAHLSRGVMSFRRDNLFGQIPAKRIIPQIPHLQAKGDPQIGFLLSKQWTLYSVTPLYKFSYEQLQSYSRQLSIFIVAEKQRKFVMEAEPDLAYKVTFSSLSALKMTEHEQESVLIQITQRSKVTTKDEGEKVVWAGWFCCTYRDDILETVMEDFTYLPLFFVYGAKGLSDLVETWLQQMFDCCCSPLQISPISLSWMAAMWSGCSMDSRTAETELTFSVPYTAYPLDISYSINPEDIKTLWDSIQRKEREVCQEEVELFMECLYNHFHRHFKIYLSATRLVKVSTPVACAHSTGKIKIFQAQHLIRVLFLLTELAVLKIQ from the exons atg GATTCTAGCTGTTCTGGCTCCAGAAGAATGATGTCTGTTAAAGGAAAAGCAATAGATCATGGAGTAAACTTCACTAATAATGCACATCTTTCAAGAGGTGTAATGTCCTTCAGGAGAGACAACTTGTTTGGTCAGATACCAGCTAAGAGAATAATtccacaaattcctcacttgcag GCAAAGGGTGATCCTCAGATAGGCTTTCTTCTCAGTAAGCAGTGGACCTTATACAGTGTCACTCCTCTATATAAGTTCTCCTATGAACAACTGCAGTCATATTCCAGACAGCTGAGTATTTTTATTGTTGCTGAAAAGCAAAGAAAATTTGTTATGGAAGCTGAACCTGATCTTGCTTATAAAGTAACATTCTCCTCACTCTCAGCTTTGAAAATGACAGAACATGAACAGGAATCAGTCCTTATTCAG ATCACACAAAGATCAAAGGTGACCACTAAAGATGAAGGTGAAAAAGTGGTGTGGGCAGGCTGGTTCTGTTGTACTTATAGAGATGACATCTTAGAGACTGTGATGGAGGATTTCACTTACTTGCCTTTGTTCTTTGTATATGGTGCAAAGGGTCTCTCGGACCTTGTGGAAACTTGGcttcagcaaatgtttgattgtTGTTGCAGTCCCTTACAAATCAGCCCCATCAGTCTTTCCTGGATGGCTGCGATGTGGTCTGGCTGTAGTATGGACAGCCGCACAGCTGAAACAGAATTGACTTTTTCTGTACCTTACACTGCTTATCCTTTGGATATTTCTTATTCAATCAATCCTGAAGACATAAAAACCCTTTGGGATTCAATCCAGAGGAAGGAACGGGAAGTCTGTCAAGAAGAAGTGGAACTGTTCATggaatgcctttacaatcacttTCACAGACACTTCAAGATATACCTGTCAGCCACAAGATTGGTGAAAGTTTCTACACCTGTAGCCTGTGCTCATTCTACTGGAAAGATAAAG atTTTCCAAGCCCAACATCTAATAAGAGTGCTGTTTTTACTGACAGAACTGGCAGTTTTAAAGATACAGTGA
- the cenpl gene encoding centromere protein L isoform X3, with product MMSVKGKAIDHGVNFTNNAHLSRGVMSFRRDNLFGQIPAKRIIPQIPHLQAKGDPQIGFLLSKQWTLYSVTPLYKFSYEQLQSYSRQLSIFIVAEKQRKFVMEAEPDLAYKVTFSSLSALKMTEHEQESVLIQITQRSKVTTKDEGEKVVWAGWFCCTYRDDILETVMEDFTYLPLFFVYGAKGLSDLVETWLQQMFDCCCSPLQISPISLSWMAAMWSGCSMDSRTAETELTFSVPYTAYPLDISYSINPEDIKTLWDSIQRKEREVCQEEVELFMECLYNHFHRHFKIYLSATRLVKVSTPVACAHSTGKIKIFQAQHLIRVLFLLTELAVLKIQ from the exons ATGATGTCTGTTAAAGGAAAAGCAATAGATCATGGAGTAAACTTCACTAATAATGCACATCTTTCAAGAGGTGTAATGTCCTTCAGGAGAGACAACTTGTTTGGTCAGATACCAGCTAAGAGAATAATtccacaaattcctcacttgcag GCAAAGGGTGATCCTCAGATAGGCTTTCTTCTCAGTAAGCAGTGGACCTTATACAGTGTCACTCCTCTATATAAGTTCTCCTATGAACAACTGCAGTCATATTCCAGACAGCTGAGTATTTTTATTGTTGCTGAAAAGCAAAGAAAATTTGTTATGGAAGCTGAACCTGATCTTGCTTATAAAGTAACATTCTCCTCACTCTCAGCTTTGAAAATGACAGAACATGAACAGGAATCAGTCCTTATTCAG ATCACACAAAGATCAAAGGTGACCACTAAAGATGAAGGTGAAAAAGTGGTGTGGGCAGGCTGGTTCTGTTGTACTTATAGAGATGACATCTTAGAGACTGTGATGGAGGATTTCACTTACTTGCCTTTGTTCTTTGTATATGGTGCAAAGGGTCTCTCGGACCTTGTGGAAACTTGGcttcagcaaatgtttgattgtTGTTGCAGTCCCTTACAAATCAGCCCCATCAGTCTTTCCTGGATGGCTGCGATGTGGTCTGGCTGTAGTATGGACAGCCGCACAGCTGAAACAGAATTGACTTTTTCTGTACCTTACACTGCTTATCCTTTGGATATTTCTTATTCAATCAATCCTGAAGACATAAAAACCCTTTGGGATTCAATCCAGAGGAAGGAACGGGAAGTCTGTCAAGAAGAAGTGGAACTGTTCATggaatgcctttacaatcacttTCACAGACACTTCAAGATATACCTGTCAGCCACAAGATTGGTGAAAGTTTCTACACCTGTAGCCTGTGCTCATTCTACTGGAAAGATAAAG atTTTCCAAGCCCAACATCTAATAAGAGTGCTGTTTTTACTGACAGAACTGGCAGTTTTAAAGATACAGTGA
- the cenpl gene encoding centromere protein L isoform X1: MAQAERQDSSCSGSRRMMSVKGKAIDHGVNFTNNAHLSRGVMSFRRDNLFGQIPAKRIIPQIPHLQAKGDPQIGFLLSKQWTLYSVTPLYKFSYEQLQSYSRQLSIFIVAEKQRKFVMEAEPDLAYKVTFSSLSALKMTEHEQESVLIQITQRSKVTTKDEGEKVVWAGWFCCTYRDDILETVMEDFTYLPLFFVYGAKGLSDLVETWLQQMFDCCCSPLQISPISLSWMAAMWSGCSMDSRTAETELTFSVPYTAYPLDISYSINPEDIKTLWDSIQRKEREVCQEEVELFMECLYNHFHRHFKIYLSATRLVKVSTPVACAHSTGKIKIFQAQHLIRVLFLLTELAVLKIQ; the protein is encoded by the exons ATGGCGCAGGCAGAGCGACAG GATTCTAGCTGTTCTGGCTCCAGAAGAATGATGTCTGTTAAAGGAAAAGCAATAGATCATGGAGTAAACTTCACTAATAATGCACATCTTTCAAGAGGTGTAATGTCCTTCAGGAGAGACAACTTGTTTGGTCAGATACCAGCTAAGAGAATAATtccacaaattcctcacttgcag GCAAAGGGTGATCCTCAGATAGGCTTTCTTCTCAGTAAGCAGTGGACCTTATACAGTGTCACTCCTCTATATAAGTTCTCCTATGAACAACTGCAGTCATATTCCAGACAGCTGAGTATTTTTATTGTTGCTGAAAAGCAAAGAAAATTTGTTATGGAAGCTGAACCTGATCTTGCTTATAAAGTAACATTCTCCTCACTCTCAGCTTTGAAAATGACAGAACATGAACAGGAATCAGTCCTTATTCAG ATCACACAAAGATCAAAGGTGACCACTAAAGATGAAGGTGAAAAAGTGGTGTGGGCAGGCTGGTTCTGTTGTACTTATAGAGATGACATCTTAGAGACTGTGATGGAGGATTTCACTTACTTGCCTTTGTTCTTTGTATATGGTGCAAAGGGTCTCTCGGACCTTGTGGAAACTTGGcttcagcaaatgtttgattgtTGTTGCAGTCCCTTACAAATCAGCCCCATCAGTCTTTCCTGGATGGCTGCGATGTGGTCTGGCTGTAGTATGGACAGCCGCACAGCTGAAACAGAATTGACTTTTTCTGTACCTTACACTGCTTATCCTTTGGATATTTCTTATTCAATCAATCCTGAAGACATAAAAACCCTTTGGGATTCAATCCAGAGGAAGGAACGGGAAGTCTGTCAAGAAGAAGTGGAACTGTTCATggaatgcctttacaatcacttTCACAGACACTTCAAGATATACCTGTCAGCCACAAGATTGGTGAAAGTTTCTACACCTGTAGCCTGTGCTCATTCTACTGGAAAGATAAAG atTTTCCAAGCCCAACATCTAATAAGAGTGCTGTTTTTACTGACAGAACTGGCAGTTTTAAAGATACAGTGA
- the dars2 gene encoding aspartate--tRNA ligase, mitochondrial, whose product MRWLRCLCGPWLRRGLCAALKAQHRPLSGSVALEADVNSFVSRTKTCGELRSVHIGQEVTLCGWIQYQRQGQFVILRDFQGLTQIVIPQDAAASHVKKTLCDVPVESVVKVTGTVVSRPPGQTNPNMPTGDIEVKVETAEVLNSCKKLPFEMKDFTKKNEALRMQYRYLDMRSAQMQYNLRLRSQMVMKMREYLCNYYGFVDVETPTLFKKTPGGAKEFVVPSREAGKFYSLPQSPQQFKQLLMVGGLDRYFQVARCYRDEGSKPDRQPEFTQVDIEMSFVDQPGIQALIEGLLQYSWPLEKGPINTPFPSISYNEALSVYGTDKPDTRFAMKITDVSDVLRNVQMEFLENHLSEPHGTIRAICIPQGAKYLHDKDLSRLNEMTKFQFNQVLLPLILRPDVRLKSRLAKFLNESKKLELLKAVQANVDDVVVLAAGEQEKVCLTLGKVRLEAAELLEARGLPLRKPSAFHFLWVVDFPLFLQKEESPSELESAHHPFTAPHPSDEHLLYTEPSKVRGQHYDLVLNGSEIGGGSIRIHNAKQQCFVLENVLKEDTKPLAHLLEALDSGAPPHGGIALGLDRLICLIVGAESIRDVIAFPKSFKGRDLMSNAPDDVSPEELKPYHIQVTWPSAETQK is encoded by the exons ATGCGGTGGCTGCGGTGCTTGTGCGGGCCGTGGTTGAGGAGGGGCCTTTGTGCGGCACTGAAGGCTCAACACAGGCCTCTCTCGGGCTCCGTGGCGCTCGAAGCAG aTGTTAATAGTTTTGTTTCCCGAACGAAAACATGTGGAGAACTACGCTCTGTTCATATAGGTCAAGAGGTTACCCTATGTGGATGGATTCAATATCAGAG ACAGGGGCAGTTTGTTATTTTGAGAGACTTCCAGGGACTCACACAGATTGTTATACCTCAAGATGCG GCTGCTTCCCATGTAAAGAAGACCTTGTGTGATGTACCTGTTGAATCTGTCGTGAAAGTGACTGGGACTGTTGTCTCCCGGCCTCCAGGACAGACCAATCCC AACATGCCAACGGGTGATATAGAAGTGAAAGTGGAAACAGCAGAGGTCCTGAATTCCTGTAAGAAACTACcctttgaaatgaaggacttcaccAAG AAAAATGAGGCTTTGCGAATGCAGTATCGCTATTTGGATATGCGTAGTGCCCAGATGCAATATAATCTACGGCTGAGATCCCAGATGGTGATGAAAATGAGAGAATATCTCTGCAACTATTATG GGTTTGTAGATGTGGAAACTCCAACACTGTTTAAGAAGACTCCAGGG GGTGCAAAGGAATTTGTGGTACCTTCACGGGAGGCTGGGAAATTTTATTCATTGCCTCAGAGTCCTCAACAGTTTAAGCAGCTGCTGATGGTTGGTGGCCTGGACAG GTATTTCCAAGTTGCCCGCTGCTATCGAGATGAAGGTTCAAAACCAGACAGACAGCCTGAATTTACTCAG GTTGATATTGAGATGTCATTTGTAGATCAACCTGGGATTCAAGCTTTAATAGAAGGATTGCTCCAATATTCCTGGCCTCTGGAAAAGGGGCCCATCAATACACCTTTTCCTTCAATTAGCTATAATGAGGCACTATCTGTCTATGGGACTGATAAACCAGACACTCGTTTTGCAATGAAG ATTACTGATGTCAGTGATGTGCTCAGGAACGTGCAAATGGAATTTTTAGAGAACCACCTCAGTGAGCCCCACGGCACCATCAGAGCCATTTGCATACCCCAAGGAGCG AAATATCTACATGATAAAGACTTGTCAAGGTTAAATGAAATGACAAAATTTCAGTTTAACCAG GTGTTACTGCCCTTGATTTTGAGGCCTGATGTGAGACTGAAGTCTCGACTTGCTAAGTTCCTGAATGAGAGTAAAAAACTGGAGCTTCTCAAAGCAGTTCAGGCCAATGTGGATGATGTGGTGGTGCTGGCagctggagaacaggagaaggtG TGCTTGACATTAGGGAAAGTGCGGCTGGAGGCTGCTGAACTGTTGGAAGCAAGAGGCCTGCCACTCCGGAAACCCTCTGCCtttcactttttgtgggtggTGGATTTTCCCCTTTTTCTCCAGAAAGAAGAAAGCCCTTCAGAACTTGAGTCTGCTCACCATCCTTTCACTGCCCCTCACCCCTCTGATGAACATCTTCTCTACACAGAACCTTCAAAG GTCCGTGGTCAGCACTATGATTTAGTCCTAAATGGTAGTGAGATTGGAGGTGGCTCCATTCGAATTCACAATGCAAAGCAGCAATGTTTCGTCCTTGAGAACGTGTTGAAG GAGGACACTAAACCGCTTGCTCATCTTCTTGAAGCTCTAGATAGTGGAGCACCGCCTCATGGTGGAATTGCATTAG GGCTTGATAGACTGATCTGCCTCATAGTTGGAGCTGAAAGTATTCGAGACGTCATtgctttccccaaatccttcaagGGAAGAGACCTGATGAGCAATGCTCCAGATGACGTTAGTCCAGAGGAACTTAAGCCGTATCATATCCAGGTTACATGGCCTTCGGCCGAAACTCAGAAATGA